A genome region from Pseudodesulfovibrio alkaliphilus includes the following:
- a CDS encoding D-alanine--D-alanine ligase family protein, with product MNIGMTYDLKDDYLRQGLSCEQAAEFDSEVTIAGIQGALEDLGHTVDRIGNVTALVSRLAAGHRWDLVFNIAEGLHGLGREAQVPALLDAWSIPYTFSGPELMALTLHKGRTNAVARSLGVPTADYAVVARPADLDAVSLPFPLFAKPVAEGTSKGISDRSLVRDAAALREVCTDLLTTFRQPVLVETYLPGREFTVGLLGSGDHSRVAGVIEVRAVGQGDASAYTYENKQDWTRRVAYELVDDEAAMGAARLALHAWRVLGCLDAGRIDVRLDSDDAPRFIEVNPLPGLNPESSDLPILWRLGGRTYDALIREILLSALDRVRRAENAGEAPGMAAGVAAGVAA from the coding sequence ATGAACATCGGCATGACCTACGACCTCAAGGACGACTACCTCAGGCAGGGATTGTCGTGCGAGCAGGCCGCCGAATTCGACTCCGAAGTGACCATCGCGGGCATTCAGGGAGCGCTCGAGGACCTCGGCCACACCGTGGACCGCATCGGCAACGTCACCGCCCTGGTCTCGCGGCTGGCCGCAGGCCACCGCTGGGACCTGGTCTTCAACATCGCCGAAGGGCTGCACGGGCTGGGACGCGAGGCCCAGGTTCCGGCCCTGCTCGACGCATGGTCCATCCCCTACACCTTTTCCGGCCCAGAACTGATGGCCCTGACCCTGCACAAGGGCAGGACCAACGCCGTGGCCCGCTCCCTTGGCGTACCCACGGCCGACTACGCAGTCGTCGCCCGGCCCGCTGACCTGGACGCGGTGTCCCTTCCCTTCCCCCTGTTCGCCAAACCCGTGGCCGAGGGCACCAGCAAGGGCATCAGCGACCGCTCGCTGGTCCGCGACGCCGCCGCCCTGCGCGAGGTCTGCACCGACCTGCTGACAACCTTCCGCCAGCCTGTGCTGGTGGAAACGTATCTGCCCGGCCGCGAGTTCACCGTGGGCCTTCTGGGCAGCGGCGACCACAGCCGTGTGGCCGGCGTCATTGAGGTCAGGGCCGTGGGCCAGGGCGACGCCTCGGCCTACACCTATGAAAACAAGCAGGACTGGACCCGGCGCGTGGCCTACGAGTTGGTGGACGACGAGGCGGCCATGGGCGCGGCCCGGCTCGCCCTGCACGCCTGGCGCGTCCTGGGATGCCTGGATGCGGGCCGCATCGATGTGCGCCTGGACAGCGACGACGCGCCCCGGTTCATTGAGGTCAACCCCCTGCCGGGCCTCAACCCCGAAAGCTCGGACCTGCCCATCCTCTGGCGCCTTGGCGGCCGCACCTACGACGCCCTGATCCGGGAAATACTTCTCTCCGCCCTGGATCGCG